One Vicugna pacos chromosome X, VicPac4, whole genome shotgun sequence DNA window includes the following coding sequences:
- the PABPC5 gene encoding polyadenylate-binding protein 5 gives MGSGEPNPAGKKKKYLKAALYVGDLDPDVTEDMLYKKFRPAGPLRFTRICRDPVTRSPLGYGYVNFRFPADAEWALNTMNFDLINGKPFRLMWSQPDDRLRKSGVGNIFIKNLDKSIDNRALFYLFSAFGNILSCKVVCDDNGSKGYAYVHFDSLAAANRAIWHMNGVRLNNRQVYVGRFKFPEERAAEVRTRDRATFTNVFVKNFGDDVDDDKLKEIFSEYGPTESVKVIRDASGKSKGFGFVRYETHEAAQKAVLDLHGKSIDGKVLYVGRAQKKIERLAELRRRFERLRLKEKSRPPGVPVYIKNLDETIDDEKLKEEFSPFGSISRAKVMVEVGQGKGFGVVCFSSFDEATKAVDEMNGRIVGSKPLHVTLGQARRRW, from the coding sequence ATGGGGAGTGGGGAGCCTAATCCTGccggcaagaaaaagaagtacctCAAGGCTGCCCTGTACGTGGGTGACTTGGACCCAGATGTCACCGAGGACATGTTATATAAAAAGTTCAGGCCCGCTGGCCCTCTGCGCTTCACCCGAATCTGCCGTGACCCGGTGACCCGCAGCCCCCTGGGCTATGGCTATGTTAACTTCCGCTTTCCTGCGGATGCTGAGTGGGCCCTTAACACCATGAATTTTGATTTGATCAACGGCAAACCATTCCGCCTGATGTGGTCTCAGCCAGATGACCGCTTAAGAAAGTCTGGCGTGGGAAACATATTCATCAAAAACCTGGACAAATCCATAGACAATAGGGCcctgttttacttattttctgcttttggtaACATTCTATCCTGCAAAGTCGTGTGCGATGACAATGGCTCTAAGGGTTATGCTTATGTGCACTTTGACAGCCTGGCAGCTGCCAATCGGGCCATCTGGCACATGAACGGGGTGCGGCTCAACAACCGCCAGGTCTATGTTGGCCGATTCAAATTTCCCGAAGAGCGGGCGGCTGAAGTTAGAACTAGGGATAGAGCAACTTTCACCAATGTTTTCGTTAAAAACTTTGGCGATGATGTGGATGACGACAAACTGAAGGAAATTTTCAGTGAGTATGGGCCCACGGAGAGCGTTAAGGTGATAAGAGATGCCAGTGGGAAATCTAAAGGCTTTGGCTTTGTGAGATACGAGACACACGAGGCTGCTCAGAAGGCTGTGTTAGACCTGCATGGCAAGTCCATCGATGGGAAAGTCCTCTACGTGGGGCGAGCACAGAAGAAAATTGAACGTCTGGCTGAGTTAAGGCGAAGATTCGAGCGGctgagattaaaagaaaaaagtcggCCTCCAGGGGTGCCCGTCTATATTAAGAACCTGGATGAGACCATCgatgatgaaaaactgaaagaggAATTTTCTCCCTTTGGATCCATTAGCCGGGCCAAAGTGATGGTGGAAGTGGGGCAGGGCAAAGGGTTTGGTGTCGTCTGCTTCTCCTCTTTTGACGAAGCTACCAAAGCAGTAGATGAGATGAATGGTCGCATAGTGGGCTCCAAGCCCCTGCATGTCaccctgggccaggccaggcGCAGGTGGTGA